A window of the Halobacterium hubeiense genome harbors these coding sequences:
- a CDS encoding DUF5828 family protein encodes MEESVAGFKERGTWGDVVEHGERVTQALREADAHEQYPDAFVEWNEWRPKSHERIEEEVSEKTAEQASVGEGAGEKEGQSPDDDLQTAGERLTESYEELEEGEADTAVEKWQDTLGHVKRAADTAGRQALRKVENVVYQRVMTQVAPYYFDNDLVSANIQRIRSQEEFVFEVNVNDDDVKDGVRDHLESFEDIDRWHVDTERETETAEAVEGVEPPEQNGDDADTTSTTN; translated from the coding sequence ATGGAGGAGAGCGTCGCCGGGTTCAAGGAACGCGGCACGTGGGGAGACGTCGTCGAGCACGGGGAGCGCGTGACACAGGCGCTGCGCGAGGCCGACGCCCACGAGCAGTACCCGGACGCGTTCGTGGAGTGGAACGAGTGGCGACCCAAGTCCCACGAGCGCATCGAGGAGGAGGTCAGCGAGAAGACCGCCGAGCAGGCCAGCGTCGGCGAGGGCGCCGGCGAGAAGGAAGGCCAGTCGCCCGACGACGACCTCCAGACGGCGGGCGAGCGGCTCACCGAGTCCTACGAGGAACTCGAAGAGGGCGAGGCCGACACCGCCGTCGAGAAGTGGCAGGACACGCTCGGGCACGTCAAGCGCGCCGCCGACACCGCCGGCCGGCAAGCCCTCCGCAAGGTCGAGAACGTCGTCTACCAGCGCGTGATGACGCAGGTCGCGCCCTACTACTTCGACAACGACCTCGTGAGCGCGAACATCCAGCGCATCCGCAGCCAGGAGGAGTTCGTCTTCGAGGTGAACGTCAACGACGACGACGTCAAGGACGGCGTCCGCGACCACCTCGAATCCTTCGAGGACATCGACCGCTGGCACGTCGACACCGAGCGCGAGACCGAGACCGCCGAGGCCGTCGAGGGGGTCGAACCCCCCGAGCAGAACGGCGACGACGCGGACACCACCTCGACGACGAACTGA
- a CDS encoding hemolysin family protein, with protein sequence MGTSSLPLAVSLFGVELTQDVVAAVGVVAMVVLMGLSAFFSSSELAMFSLARHRIEALQEDGRPGANLVAELKSDPHRLLITILVGNNLVNIAMSSIATGLLGFYLSQGQAVLAATFGVTALVLLFGESAPKSYAVENTESWALTIAGPLKWSERLLYPLVVLFDHLTRWVNQVTGGRAAIETSYVTRSEIQDMIKTGEREGVIEEDEREMLQRIFRFNNTIAKEVMTPRLDMNAVSKDDSIEEAIQTCTQAGHERVPVYEGELDNVIGVVSLEDLVREYLYGESDEVELEDLIEPTLHVPESKNVDDLLREMQEKRVQLVIVIDEFGTTEGLLTAEDITEEIVGEILEGEEELPINFVDEDTVRVRGEVNIEEVNDALDIELPEGEEFETIAGFIFNRAGRLVEEDETFRFGHVELTAERVENTRIMKARVRRLPEEEATEETDHESLEDDEHEA encoded by the coding sequence ATGGGTACTTCGTCGCTCCCGCTGGCAGTGTCCCTGTTCGGGGTTGAGCTCACGCAGGACGTCGTCGCCGCCGTCGGCGTCGTCGCGATGGTCGTCCTGATGGGGCTGTCGGCGTTCTTCTCGTCGTCGGAGCTGGCGATGTTCTCGCTGGCGCGCCACCGCATCGAGGCGCTCCAGGAGGACGGCCGGCCCGGCGCCAACCTCGTCGCAGAGCTCAAGAGCGACCCGCATCGCCTGCTCATCACGATTCTCGTCGGCAACAACCTCGTGAACATCGCGATGTCCTCCATCGCGACGGGCCTGCTGGGCTTCTACCTCTCGCAGGGGCAGGCCGTGCTCGCGGCGACGTTCGGCGTCACCGCGCTCGTCCTGTTGTTCGGCGAGAGCGCGCCGAAGTCCTACGCCGTCGAGAACACGGAGTCGTGGGCGCTCACCATCGCCGGCCCCCTGAAGTGGTCCGAGCGCCTGCTGTACCCGCTCGTGGTTCTGTTCGACCACCTGACGCGGTGGGTCAATCAGGTGACCGGCGGCCGCGCCGCCATCGAGACCAGCTACGTCACGCGCTCCGAGATTCAGGACATGATCAAGACCGGGGAGCGCGAGGGCGTCATCGAGGAGGACGAGCGGGAGATGCTCCAGCGCATCTTCCGGTTCAACAACACCATCGCGAAGGAGGTGATGACGCCGCGGCTGGACATGAACGCCGTCTCGAAGGACGACAGCATCGAGGAGGCGATTCAGACGTGCACGCAGGCCGGCCACGAGCGCGTCCCCGTCTACGAGGGCGAACTCGACAACGTCATCGGCGTCGTCAGCCTCGAAGACCTCGTCCGCGAGTACCTCTACGGCGAGAGCGACGAGGTGGAGCTGGAGGACCTCATCGAGCCGACGCTGCACGTCCCCGAGTCGAAGAACGTCGACGACCTGCTCCGCGAGATGCAGGAGAAACGCGTCCAGCTGGTCATCGTCATCGACGAGTTCGGCACCACCGAGGGCCTGCTCACCGCCGAGGACATCACCGAGGAAATCGTCGGCGAGATCCTGGAGGGCGAGGAGGAACTCCCCATCAACTTCGTGGACGAGGACACCGTCCGCGTGCGCGGCGAGGTGAACATCGAGGAGGTCAACGACGCCCTCGACATCGAGCTGCCGGAGGGCGAGGAGTTCGAGACCATCGCGGGGTTCATCTTCAACCGCGCGGGCCGGCTCGTCGAGGAGGACGAGACGTTCCGCTTCGGACACGTCGAGCTCACCGCCGAGCGCGTGGAGAACACGCGCATCATGAAGGCGCGCGTGCGCCGGCTCCCCGAGGAGGAAGCCACCGAGGAAACCGACCACGAGTCCCTCGAAGACGACGAGCACGAAGCGTAG
- a CDS encoding inorganic phosphate transporter yields the protein MAGAGLAVLVVAAVASLFMAWAIGAGSSGSTPFAPAVGANAITVMRAGFIVGILGFAGAVFQGANVSEAVGSELLVGANLSPLAATTALIIAATLVAVGVFAGYPIATAFTVTGAVVGTGLAMGAGPAWAKYQQIATLWVLVPFVGGGIAYATARGLRSIDRDTETVPVLAAVVGVILANIQFVFLGPPGTSRSLARAAAVSVGQFELAVHAGVTLLTALVVAGVLYQDLKGDPERGQRHFLLALGGLVAFSAGGSQVGLAVGPLLPLVGGDVPLTYVLVGGGIGLLVGSWTGAPRMIKAISQDYSSLGPRRSIAALIPSFAIAQTAVFFGIPVSFNEIIVSAIVGSGYAASTGGGVSKRKMLFTVLAWVASLALALGVGYGGFLAVDAIL from the coding sequence ATGGCTGGAGCCGGACTCGCGGTACTCGTGGTCGCGGCGGTAGCGAGCCTCTTCATGGCGTGGGCCATCGGAGCCGGCTCCTCGGGGTCGACGCCGTTCGCGCCCGCGGTCGGCGCGAACGCCATCACGGTGATGCGCGCCGGCTTTATCGTCGGCATTCTCGGGTTCGCGGGCGCGGTCTTCCAGGGCGCGAACGTCTCCGAGGCGGTCGGCAGCGAGCTGCTGGTCGGCGCGAACCTGTCGCCGCTGGCCGCCACGACCGCGCTCATCATCGCCGCGACGCTGGTCGCCGTCGGCGTGTTCGCCGGCTACCCGATAGCGACCGCGTTCACGGTGACGGGCGCAGTCGTCGGCACCGGGCTGGCGATGGGCGCCGGCCCGGCGTGGGCGAAATACCAGCAGATCGCGACGCTGTGGGTGCTCGTGCCGTTCGTCGGCGGCGGCATCGCGTACGCGACCGCCCGCGGCCTCCGCAGCATCGACCGCGACACCGAGACTGTCCCCGTGCTGGCGGCGGTCGTCGGCGTCATCCTCGCGAACATCCAGTTCGTCTTCCTCGGGCCGCCGGGGACGAGCCGGTCGCTGGCGCGCGCGGCCGCAGTCAGCGTCGGCCAGTTCGAACTCGCCGTTCACGCCGGTGTCACGCTCCTCACCGCGCTGGTCGTCGCGGGCGTGCTCTACCAGGACCTCAAGGGCGACCCCGAGCGCGGCCAGCGCCACTTCCTGCTCGCGCTCGGCGGGCTCGTCGCGTTCTCCGCGGGCGGCAGTCAGGTCGGCCTCGCGGTCGGCCCGCTCCTCCCGCTGGTCGGCGGCGACGTCCCGTTGACGTACGTGCTCGTCGGCGGCGGCATCGGCCTGCTCGTCGGGTCGTGGACGGGCGCGCCCCGGATGATCAAGGCCATCAGTCAGGACTACTCCTCGCTGGGGCCGCGGCGCTCTATCGCCGCGCTCATCCCGAGTTTCGCCATCGCCCAGACCGCCGTCTTCTTCGGCATCCCCGTCTCCTTCAACGAAATCATCGTCTCCGCCATCGTCGGCTCTGGCTACGCCGCCTCCACGGGCGGCGGCGTCAGCAAGCGCAAGATGCTGTTCACGGTGCTGGCGTGGGTGGCGTCGCTGGCGCTCGCGCTCGGCGTCGGCTACGGTGGCTTCCTCGCGGTGGACGCGATTCTGTGA
- a CDS encoding biotin transporter BioY yields MSVESDSVDLVGDETVENVARAAVFAALTGAFAYVSFQNPFSPAPVTLQVLGVFLAGIYLGPVWGGFSMLLYVAAGAVGAPVFSGGSAGLGALLGPYGGYLWSYPVAAALTGLLAHGTSALTKPRDGSVPRLVAAMVAGTAVIYAGGTLGYAFVQDVGLYRSFLVTAVAFVPAEAFKIAAAVGITRTEDLGAA; encoded by the coding sequence GTGAGCGTCGAATCCGACTCCGTCGACCTCGTCGGCGACGAGACCGTCGAGAACGTCGCCCGCGCCGCCGTCTTCGCAGCCCTGACGGGCGCGTTCGCGTACGTATCGTTCCAGAACCCGTTCTCCCCGGCGCCGGTCACGCTACAGGTGCTCGGCGTGTTCCTCGCTGGCATCTACCTCGGTCCCGTCTGGGGCGGCTTCTCCATGCTGTTGTACGTCGCGGCCGGCGCGGTCGGCGCGCCGGTCTTCTCCGGCGGGAGCGCGGGCCTCGGCGCACTACTCGGGCCGTACGGCGGCTACCTCTGGTCGTACCCCGTCGCAGCCGCCCTGACCGGACTGCTCGCGCACGGCACCAGCGCCCTCACGAAACCCCGAGACGGCTCCGTCCCGCGGCTCGTCGCCGCGATGGTCGCCGGCACCGCCGTCATCTACGCGGGCGGCACGCTCGGGTACGCGTTCGTGCAGGACGTCGGCCTCTACCGGTCGTTCCTCGTCACCGCCGTCGCGTTCGTCCCCGCCGAGGCGTTCAAGATCGCGGCCGCGGTCGGCATCACGCGCACCGAGGACCTCGGCGCCGCCTGA
- the upp gene encoding uracil phosphoribosyltransferase — protein MPIEDRGDANVLTHALAKDTLSRLRDVETEQVEFRKGLVKLGRICGYEIIDGAMETEFVAIETPLTETTGERVKGLDDVVIINVLRAATPFVEGLLKAFPRAKQGVISAGRDEEAGMNDDGEFPITIDYVKLPEIKPEDTVIVADPMLATGSTMCTVLDHVTDEAPDDVEDLFVLSAVSAPDGLLRVGEQFPDADLLTVAIDDHLDDDGFIVPGLGDAGDRAFRTT, from the coding sequence ATGCCCATCGAGGACCGCGGCGACGCGAACGTGCTCACGCACGCGCTGGCGAAGGACACGCTCTCGCGGCTCCGCGACGTCGAAACCGAACAGGTGGAGTTCCGCAAGGGGCTCGTGAAGCTCGGCCGCATCTGCGGGTACGAGATCATCGACGGCGCGATGGAGACGGAGTTCGTCGCCATCGAGACGCCGCTGACGGAGACGACCGGCGAGCGCGTGAAGGGACTGGACGACGTCGTCATCATCAACGTCCTGCGCGCGGCGACGCCATTCGTGGAGGGCCTGCTGAAGGCGTTCCCGCGCGCCAAGCAGGGCGTCATCAGCGCGGGCCGCGACGAGGAAGCCGGGATGAACGACGACGGCGAGTTCCCCATCACCATCGACTACGTCAAGCTCCCCGAAATCAAGCCCGAGGACACCGTCATCGTCGCGGATCCGATGCTCGCGACGGGCTCGACGATGTGTACGGTGCTGGACCACGTCACCGACGAGGCGCCCGACGACGTCGAGGACCTGTTCGTGCTGTCCGCGGTGAGCGCGCCCGACGGCCTCCTGCGCGTCGGCGAGCAGTTCCCGGACGCCGACCTGCTGACGGTCGCCATCGACGACCACCTCGACGACGACGGCTTCATCGTCCCCGGCCTCGGCGACGCCGGCGACCGCGCGTTCCGCACGACCTGA
- a CDS encoding energy-coupling factor ABC transporter ATP-binding protein — MLAVDDLTHRYGDTTALDGVSLRVADGECVLLAGANGCGKTTLVRHLNGLLEPDEGEVRVNGTPVHDDLVAARASVGMVFQDPRDGFVGATVGADVAFGPENLGLPREDIDERVAEALDAVELADRRDERIDELSGGEQARVAVAGALAMRPDHLVLDEPFTGLDWPARQSVLDRLRGLHESGTSLVVVTHDLRDVWAFADRVVALADGEIAADGPPESVRDRLPDLGVRLP; from the coding sequence ATGCTCGCCGTCGACGACCTCACGCACCGCTACGGCGACACCACCGCCCTCGACGGCGTCAGCCTCCGCGTCGCGGACGGCGAGTGCGTGCTGCTTGCGGGCGCGAACGGCTGCGGGAAGACGACGCTCGTGCGCCACCTCAACGGCCTGCTGGAACCCGACGAGGGCGAAGTCAGGGTCAACGGCACGCCCGTCCACGACGACCTCGTGGCCGCGCGCGCAAGCGTGGGGATGGTCTTCCAGGACCCCCGCGACGGCTTCGTCGGTGCGACCGTCGGCGCGGACGTCGCGTTCGGCCCCGAGAACCTCGGCCTCCCACGAGAGGACATCGACGAACGCGTCGCCGAAGCCCTCGACGCGGTGGAGCTCGCGGACCGCCGCGACGAGCGCATCGACGAGCTCTCGGGCGGCGAGCAGGCCCGCGTCGCCGTCGCCGGCGCGCTCGCGATGCGGCCCGACCACCTCGTGCTCGACGAGCCGTTCACGGGACTGGACTGGCCCGCCCGCCAGTCCGTCCTCGACCGCTTGCGCGGGCTCCACGAGTCCGGGACGAGCCTCGTCGTCGTCACCCACGACCTCCGCGACGTCTGGGCGTTCGCCGACCGCGTGGTCGCGCTCGCGGACGGCGAAATCGCGGCCGACGGCCCGCCCGAGAGCGTGCGCGACCGGCTCCCCGACCTCGGGGTGCGCCTGCCGTGA
- a CDS encoding DUF7835 family putative zinc beta-ribbon protein — protein MTTTPPTNTCAECGRETRHTVQVELRTESDKEENAKFSREPYRVATCANCGTEQARRMNNA, from the coding sequence ATGACGACAACACCGCCTACGAATACGTGTGCTGAGTGCGGGCGTGAGACGCGCCACACCGTGCAAGTAGAGCTCCGGACCGAGAGTGACAAGGAAGAAAACGCCAAGTTCTCCCGAGAACCGTACCGCGTTGCCACCTGTGCGAACTGCGGAACAGAACAGGCTAGGCGAATGAACAACGCGTAG
- a CDS encoding CRISPR-associated protein Cas4: protein MSETVAFSDLARAAYCPRQLYYARRDDREPPPEHDHARDLAGQYDALAVASETALATYDLAVEPPEFRSNLRASLDRHPRVADPAETGAFVRGKDARGRVGKVHTDPLAVSVVTPGRPPEAGVWEPQSVRAVAAAKALSWREQEPVERAYVEYSRHGVVRELSLTTRRKAAYRRALRAVRALDGPPPRLHDDAKCGACEYSDECGTKTRTLSSLLSFGDD from the coding sequence GTGTCCGAGACCGTCGCGTTCAGCGACCTCGCGCGCGCCGCGTACTGCCCGCGCCAACTGTACTACGCGCGCCGCGACGACCGCGAGCCGCCGCCCGAGCACGACCACGCCCGCGACCTCGCGGGCCAGTACGACGCCCTCGCAGTCGCCTCCGAGACTGCGCTGGCGACCTACGACCTCGCGGTCGAACCCCCCGAGTTCCGGTCGAACCTCCGCGCCAGCCTCGACCGTCACCCCCGCGTCGCCGACCCCGCGGAGACCGGCGCGTTCGTCCGCGGGAAGGACGCACGCGGCCGCGTGGGGAAAGTTCACACCGACCCGCTGGCGGTGTCGGTGGTCACGCCCGGGCGCCCACCCGAAGCCGGGGTGTGGGAGCCCCAGTCGGTGCGCGCGGTCGCCGCCGCGAAGGCGCTGTCGTGGCGGGAGCAAGAGCCGGTCGAGCGCGCGTACGTCGAGTATTCCCGACACGGCGTCGTCCGCGAGCTCTCCCTGACGACCCGCCGGAAGGCCGCCTACCGGCGGGCGCTCCGCGCCGTCCGCGCGCTCGACGGCCCGCCGCCGCGGCTCCACGACGACGCGAAGTGCGGCGCCTGCGAGTACAGCGACGAGTGCGGGACGAAAACCCGGACGCTCAGTTCGCTGCTGTCGTTCGGCGACGACTGA
- a CDS encoding DUF7569 family protein, which produces MAMSEDTEPCDWCGDAVADPLSRTVRVTVDRSQIDSQRLCPECFANWIDRYDEEMRPEDDDPDQTVIEDDDSDADIIVD; this is translated from the coding sequence GTGGCCATGAGCGAGGACACGGAGCCGTGTGACTGGTGCGGGGACGCGGTCGCGGACCCCCTCTCGCGGACGGTCCGCGTGACCGTCGACCGCTCGCAAATCGACAGCCAGCGGCTCTGCCCCGAGTGTTTCGCGAACTGGATCGACCGCTACGACGAAGAGATGCGGCCGGAGGACGACGACCCGGACCAGACCGTCATCGAGGACGACGACAGCGACGCCGACATCATCGTCGACTGA
- a CDS encoding MEDS domain-containing protein, with protein MAERPESQLAAETTRRATDAGLRAELGSQTLPRHLALFYRSNEAQLAASTAFLVEGLQSGNRCIYLLDVNTAADIKAELRRANIDAEARIDAGDLVIRDAEEVYLASGFDPTKMIATVEDEANTSIADGYDGLWLAGENSWCFHTDLSFDPILDFEAEFDAACPDLPVTALCQYDLDRFSETSTAKALRTHEQIIYQNQLCENPFYIPPEEYRSAGGADLNVQLMLEQAYSLTNARRNVDEREQRLGIVNRVLRHNIRNDLNLVKGVLELVDETESLSAESHQQLAIAIEHAELVVETAEKARYIQQTTGNTSVEPQNLTPPLERAIEAVTAEYSNADVQFSGANDVTVLADENLDVALREAIENGIVHQETDSPTVVVAVSTPSEDMARIEIRNEGTIPDSERYTLEKDEETPLEHSSGLGLWLVKWIVETAHGSIEFSDSTSGEVCLQIELYRVPA; from the coding sequence ATGGCGGAACGACCCGAGTCGCAGTTGGCCGCCGAGACGACGCGCCGAGCGACCGACGCCGGCCTCCGGGCAGAACTCGGGTCCCAGACCCTCCCACGGCATCTCGCGCTCTTCTATCGGTCGAACGAGGCCCAACTGGCTGCCAGCACGGCCTTCCTCGTCGAGGGTCTCCAGTCCGGCAACCGCTGCATCTACCTGCTCGACGTCAACACCGCCGCCGACATCAAAGCCGAACTCCGGCGAGCCAACATCGACGCCGAGGCACGCATCGACGCCGGCGACCTCGTCATCCGAGACGCCGAAGAGGTCTACCTCGCGTCCGGGTTCGACCCGACCAAGATGATTGCGACGGTCGAAGACGAAGCCAACACCAGTATCGCGGACGGCTACGACGGGTTGTGGCTCGCCGGCGAGAACTCGTGGTGTTTCCACACCGACCTGTCGTTCGACCCCATCCTCGACTTCGAAGCGGAGTTCGACGCCGCCTGTCCGGACCTCCCAGTCACCGCACTCTGCCAGTACGACCTCGACCGCTTCAGCGAGACGTCGACCGCGAAAGCCCTGCGCACCCACGAACAGATCATCTACCAAAACCAGCTCTGCGAGAACCCCTTCTACATTCCACCCGAGGAGTATCGCTCCGCCGGTGGCGCGGATTTGAACGTGCAACTGATGCTGGAGCAGGCGTACTCGCTGACGAACGCCCGCCGCAACGTCGATGAACGCGAACAGCGGCTGGGTATCGTCAACCGCGTGCTCCGGCACAACATCCGCAACGACCTGAACCTCGTGAAGGGGGTTCTCGAACTGGTGGACGAGACGGAGTCGTTGTCCGCCGAGAGCCACCAACAGCTCGCGATAGCCATCGAGCATGCCGAGTTGGTCGTCGAAACCGCCGAGAAAGCCCGCTACATCCAACAAACGACGGGCAACACGTCCGTCGAGCCACAGAACCTCACTCCACCGCTCGAGAGGGCCATCGAGGCGGTGACAGCGGAATATTCGAACGCCGACGTCCAGTTCTCCGGGGCAAACGACGTGACGGTACTCGCGGACGAGAATCTCGACGTTGCGTTGCGTGAGGCCATCGAGAACGGAATCGTCCATCAGGAGACGGACTCTCCGACCGTGGTCGTGGCTGTCTCGACGCCGAGCGAAGACATGGCCCGGATAGAGATTCGGAACGAGGGAACCATTCCGGACTCGGAGCGATACACGCTGGAGAAAGACGAGGAGACCCCGTTAGAGCATTCGAGCGGGCTCGGACTCTGGCTGGTCAAGTGGATCGTCGAGACCGCGCACGGGTCGATCGAGTTCTCGGACTCGACTTCAGGAGAGGTATGCCTACAGATCGAACTGTACCGGGTGCCCGCGTAG
- a CDS encoding helix-turn-helix domain-containing protein yields MAVIVDLTLPADTFELGQILRIEGSTQITVETMVPLGGRPIPFVQIQNGTRDAFERTVRDHPAVNEIQLVNSHDEETLYALDWDSSDASLLQTILDLDGVLLSATGTADTWSLELRFPTHSALSEFQEYYLEEDIPVSIKHIYNPTKPDAGPWFGVTPAQRETLAHAVESGYYSLPRNVTTQELAEQFDISDQAVTERLRRGISTLVSNTLLVDPETN; encoded by the coding sequence ATGGCTGTTATCGTCGATCTGACTCTTCCAGCCGACACGTTCGAACTGGGGCAAATCCTCCGGATAGAGGGGTCGACACAGATTACGGTGGAGACGATGGTCCCGTTAGGGGGGAGACCAATACCGTTCGTTCAGATTCAGAACGGCACACGGGACGCATTCGAACGCACCGTCCGAGACCATCCGGCGGTCAACGAGATTCAACTCGTCAACTCACACGATGAGGAAACGCTGTACGCACTCGATTGGGACTCGTCGGACGCCTCGCTGTTGCAGACGATTCTCGATTTGGATGGCGTGTTGTTGAGCGCGACCGGAACCGCCGACACCTGGAGTCTCGAACTCCGATTTCCGACCCACAGCGCGCTCTCGGAGTTCCAGGAGTACTACCTCGAAGAAGACATCCCGGTGTCGATTAAGCACATCTACAACCCCACGAAGCCCGACGCCGGCCCCTGGTTCGGGGTGACGCCGGCGCAGCGCGAAACGCTGGCGCACGCGGTGGAGTCGGGGTACTATTCGCTGCCCCGCAACGTGACGACGCAGGAACTCGCGGAGCAGTTCGATATCTCCGACCAGGCAGTAACGGAACGGCTCCGGCGGGGAATTTCGACCCTGGTGTCGAACACGCTGTTGGTCGACCCGGAGACTAACTGA
- a CDS encoding glutaredoxin family protein produces the protein MSARTAPPRPEHSDAHVTLYRLQACPFCERVVRKLDELNIDYQSRFVEPMHSERDAVKRIVGARTVPAIIDDETGVAMAESANIVEYLDATYGGED, from the coding sequence ATGAGCGCGCGAACCGCACCGCCGCGACCCGAGCACAGCGACGCCCACGTCACGCTGTACCGCCTGCAGGCGTGCCCGTTCTGCGAGCGCGTCGTCCGCAAACTGGACGAACTGAACATCGACTACCAGTCCCGGTTCGTGGAGCCGATGCACTCCGAGCGCGACGCAGTCAAGCGCATCGTCGGCGCGCGCACCGTCCCCGCCATCATCGACGACGAGACCGGCGTGGCGATGGCCGAGAGCGCGAACATCGTGGAGTACCTCGACGCCACCTACGGGGGTGAGGACTGA
- a CDS encoding L-threonylcarbamoyladenylate synthase — protein sequence MPVSDADLDAAAAAIRDGGLVVYPTETVYGLGADALEAAAVEAVFEAKGRSREKPLSFAFPDAAAASEHVRWSDTERAFADAFLPGPVTLVCEKRDSVPEVLTAGRAKVGVRVPDHDAALALLDRVAPITSTSANVSGEPSVTDPADLDPAFRERVDAVLDAGETPGGTGSTVVDVEQNEILREGAVGDAVREWLAEHA from the coding sequence ATGCCTGTCAGCGACGCGGACCTCGACGCGGCCGCCGCCGCCATCCGGGACGGCGGCCTCGTCGTCTACCCGACGGAGACGGTGTACGGCCTCGGCGCGGACGCCCTCGAGGCGGCCGCTGTCGAGGCCGTCTTCGAGGCGAAGGGCCGGAGCCGCGAGAAGCCGCTGTCGTTCGCGTTCCCGGACGCGGCCGCCGCCAGCGAGCACGTGCGCTGGAGCGACACCGAGCGCGCGTTCGCCGACGCGTTCCTCCCCGGCCCCGTGACGCTCGTCTGCGAGAAGCGCGACAGCGTGCCCGAGGTCCTCACGGCCGGCCGCGCGAAGGTCGGCGTCCGCGTCCCCGACCACGACGCCGCGCTCGCGCTCCTTGACCGCGTCGCCCCCATCACCTCGACGAGCGCGAACGTCTCCGGCGAACCGAGCGTCACGGACCCCGCCGACCTCGACCCCGCGTTCCGCGAGCGGGTGGACGCCGTGCTGGACGCCGGCGAGACTCCGGGAGGAACCGGGAGCACGGTCGTCGACGTCGAACAGAACGAGATTCTCCGCGAGGGAGCGGTCGGCGACGCGGTGCGCGAGTGGCTCGCCGAGCACGCCTGA
- a CDS encoding redoxin domain-containing protein: MELDFEVVDLPDADHVEEGDEAPDFTRPLVNDEYWEDVALSDLLNDGPVLLVFTPMDGAFPSTYIWNELRDRGVAEYGAQIAGVSISSPYEHKTTIEERDIQDFAGLFSDPQNGVAEQYGVSHDLDGMAGVSEPRPAVFLVAADGTVEYAWVADEWPNFPDYDAVEDALAGL, encoded by the coding sequence ATGGAGCTGGACTTCGAGGTCGTGGACCTGCCGGACGCCGACCACGTCGAGGAGGGCGACGAGGCACCGGACTTCACGCGCCCGCTCGTCAACGACGAGTACTGGGAGGACGTCGCGCTGTCGGACCTCCTGAATGACGGTCCCGTTCTGCTGGTGTTCACGCCGATGGACGGCGCGTTCCCCTCGACGTACATCTGGAACGAGCTCCGCGACCGCGGCGTCGCGGAGTACGGCGCCCAGATTGCGGGCGTCTCCATCTCGTCGCCGTACGAGCACAAGACCACCATCGAGGAGCGCGACATCCAGGACTTCGCGGGCCTGTTCAGCGACCCGCAGAACGGCGTCGCCGAGCAGTACGGCGTCAGCCACGACCTCGACGGGATGGCGGGCGTCAGCGAACCCCGGCCCGCGGTGTTCCTCGTCGCCGCCGACGGCACCGTCGAGTACGCGTGGGTCGCCGACGAGTGGCCGAACTTCCCGGACTACGACGCCGTCGAGGACGCGCTCGCCGGCCTGTAG